One region of Manis pentadactyla isolate mManPen7 chromosome 9, mManPen7.hap1, whole genome shotgun sequence genomic DNA includes:
- the PLEKHB1 gene encoding pleckstrin homology domain-containing family B member 1 isoform X2 → MALVRGGWLWRQSSILRRWKRNWFALWLDGTLGYYHDETAQDEEDRVLIHFNVRDIKIGQECHDVQPPEGRSRDGLLTVNLREGSRLHLCAETQDDAIAWKTALLEANSTPAPAGATVPPRSCRVCPKVRCVTHSWSPCQVDRRIWVRVYSPYQDYYEVVPPNAHEATYVRSYYGPPYAGPGVTHVVVREDPCYSSGAPLAMGMLAGAATGAALGSLMWSPCWF, encoded by the exons GCTCCATCCTCCGCCGCTGGAAGCGTAACTGGTTCGCCTTATGGCTGGATGGCACCCTGGGCTATTACCATGATGAGACCGCACAGGATGAGGAGGACCGTGTGCTCATCCACTTCAACGTCCGTGACATAAAGATCGGCCAAGAGTGCCATG ATGTGCAGCCCCCAGAGGGCCGGAGCCGAGATGGCCTGCTGACCGTGAACCTACGGGAGGGCTCCCGCCTGCACCTGTGTGCAGAGACCCAGGATGATGCCAT AGCATGGAAGACGGCGCTGCTGGAGGCAAACTCCACTCCG GCCCCAGCTGGAGCCACCGTCCCTCCCAGGAGCTGCCGGGTTTGCCCCAAGGTCAGGTGTGTGACCCACTCATGGAGCCCCTGTCAGGTTGACAGGCGCATCTGG GTGCGCGTCTACAGCCCCTACCAGGACTACTATGAAGTGGTGCCCCCGAACGCACACGAGGCCACATATGTCCGCAGTTACTATGGACCTCCCTACGCGG GCCCCGGAGTGACGCACGTGGTAGTGCGAGAGGATCCCTGCTACAGTTCGGGCGCTCCGCTGGCCATGGGCATGCTCGCCGGGGCCGCCACGGGTGCAGCGCTCGGCTCGCTCATGTGGTCGCCTTGCTGGTTCTGA